In Capricornis sumatraensis isolate serow.1 chromosome 16, serow.2, whole genome shotgun sequence, a genomic segment contains:
- the DDI1 gene encoding protein DDI1 homolog 1, giving the protein MLLTVYCVRRDLSEATFSLQVRPDFELHNFRVLCELESGIPAEETQIVYMERLLVEDHCSLGSFGLKDGDMVILLQKEAVRPCSPERAAGLCRMEPAGPALPGTSSSRPHQRAQSAQHSSRRGSGEKAGPGQGLDSPALVRSMLLSSPHDLSLLKERNPALAEALLSGNLESFSQVLMEQRRERALREQERLRLFSADPFDLEAQAKIEEEIRQQNIEENMTIAMEEAPESFGQVAMLYINCRVNGHPLKAFVDSGAQMTIMNQVCAERCNIIRLVDRRWAGVAKGVGTQRILGRVHLAQIQIEGDFLQCSFSILEEQPMDMLLGLDMLRRHQCSIDLKRNVLVIGTTGTQTSFLPEGELPPCAKLVSGMGPEESSDKEIANAIKHSVMDSGRRKH; this is encoded by the coding sequence ATGCTGCTCACAGTCTATTGCGTGCGGAGGGACCTCTCCGAGGCCACCTTCTCCCTGCAGGTCAGACCCGACTTTGAGCTTCACAACTTCCGTGTGCTCTGTGAGCTGGAGTCTGGCATCCCCGCCGAGGAGACCCAAATCGTCTACATGGAGCGGCTCCTCGTCGAAGATCACTGCTCCCTCGGCTCCTTCGGCCTCAAGGACGGCGACATGGTCATTTTACTGCAGAAGGAGGCCGTACGGCCGTGCTCCCCCGAGCGGGCAGCTGGCCTCTGCCGCATGGAGCCAGCGGGGCCTGCCCTGCCTGGGACGTCCAGCTCCCGGCCACATCAGCGTGCCCAGTCAGCCCAGCACTCCAGCCGCCGCGGCTCTGGGGAGAAGGCAGGCCCGGGTCAAGGGCTGGACAGCCCGGCCCTGGTCCGGAGCATGCTGCTGTCCAGCCCGCATGACCTGTCCCTGCTGAAGGAGCGCAACCCTGCCCTGGCCGAAGCGCTGCTCAGTGGAAACTTGGAGAGTTTCTCCCAGGTCCTGATGGAGCAGCGAAGGGAGAGGGCGCTGAGAGAGCAAGAGCGACTGCGCCTCTTCTCGGCTGACCCATTCGATCTGGAGGCCCAGGCCAAGATCGAGGAGGAGATCCGGCAGCAGAACATCGAGGAGAATATGACCATAGCCATGGAAGAGGCGCCGGAGAGCTTCGGCCAGGTGGCCATGCTCTACATCAACTGCAGAGTCAACGGGCATCCTCTGAAGGCCTTTGTCGACTCGGGGGCCCAGATGACCATCATGAACCAAGTCTGTGCCGAGAGATGCAACATCATACGGCTGGTGGATCGGCGGTGGGCTGGGGTCGCTAAAGGCGTGGGCACGCAGCGAATTCTCGGCCGAGTCCACCTAGCGCAGATTCAGATCGAAGGCGACTTCCTACAGTGCTCTTTCTCTATACTGGAGGAGCAGCCCATGGACATGCTTCTCGGGCTGGATATGCTCAGGAGACATCAGTGTTCCATTGACCTTAAGAGAAACGTGCTGGTGATCGGCACAACTGGCACAcagacttccttccttcctgagggAGAGTTACCTCCATGTGCTAAGTTGGTAAGTGGAATGGGACCAGAGGAGTCTTCAGATAAGGAAATAGCAAATGCTATTAAACATTCAGTCATGGATTCGGGGCGGAGAAAGCACTGA